The following is a genomic window from Episyrphus balteatus chromosome 1, idEpiBalt1.1, whole genome shotgun sequence.
CGGAATCAAGgactttcctcagtccaggacttcaTCTTTGTAGATCGTTTATATTTAGCAACCATTTTCactattaaaaaatgaaaatgtgaaagtcAGTATAAAATGCCATGTGAAagttagtatgccattttacccgagaactaagtaggccattttgcccattttgggtttttttttaatttaagttttataccgaaaaatataaaatcgttCTTAGCCAACTTAgatatttcattaaattaataagtaatacttcatacatacatacctacattaacttattttttgaaaatacaatatttcttatactattttttgcaaaaaaagtttcaaaaaattttaacagtgtactttttgaggtggTTTGAGACAGTTTGacatgtcaaatttcaaataatggcttgaagttgcttaaatttcgtatatgtctgttttgccagataaactaatgtcgttttctattgacgaatctcagaatgagatttgtgaatttgacagctgaaagggggggtgaagaggggaaatagtggacaaatctcagatttcatgatctatttgcgtcctgagattcaaaaaaatgacaaaaaaatgaatctgagattcaagaatctgattctggatttttatcaagattcacgcatacaaacacacgcactttcacacacactcctctgtttgacatttgtcttaacatttgttgttgttttattttttttatacgcacagatttcgcacacaattacaaaactagatttcatattctatttgcagtggaaaatctgagaattttacacaaaaatctcaaaagtcaatagaaaacgacataaagaatcgcgttcataaaactttctaattatgttcgattctacgatttctagtaAAGGGGCCATTTtataccttggggtgccattttaggccactttcccctaattacgcaaattatctcatttcgattgtcaaattaaatttcaaattacgatttgacattcgaattGAGGTAATTTGCAAAATATAgctaattatctcatttgggctctagtgaaaataggctattaaaacatttaaacaaaattcaaatttttagatAGCTGaatgtattcattttttcaaacaatttcatATCTATCTGAATGCATTCATTTGCGATAACAGCAAATTCGAACATAACTTttcgaaatcagctgacacattTGACACAAGAAAACAGAAAAGGTTGtcatcaaatttttctttttttttcacaactgaGGTAATAATTCCGGAGAGAAAATTCGcaaattattgtttaatttcATCAAGTTCACACTTCCAAGTGTTTTAATTTAATGCAATAAAgtttattttcattaatgaaaataaaattcacacaatttattgattatttttaagtgaaataaagaaaacaaaagtgATGGACAGTCAGGTACATATATTATATATGCATACATAcgtacaacaacaaaaaatatactcCCAGTGATTGCatgcttattaaaattaaaatcaaaattttatctctattatttcttttgtgtagtttttatttgaaaacaaaaaaacgtaaataaataaagtaaacaaaaagaaaacatttgttTCATAATCAGTGAGTGTTATCTATAATGTAAATATTGTACCTTCTCATACTGTGTAAATGTATGTAGGCACCTGtacgaaaaaaagtaaaattgttttgttaagtTCAAATTAGTTATTGTTGGGAtgcaaaatttaacatttatttaacaatttcacctttattttttttttaataaccgtTTGCTAAAAGTAGTCTTTTGAAATTAAGAACATAACTTATTTTTAACAGCACGAAATTTGTCTTAAATCCGAGAACTTTTGCTTTCCTTCCCTTTTCTCTGAATTTTCAGAATAGAATCATACTTTTTGGTTACTACGCCTTTTATTTTTGGTTACGCTTGAGCGGATTTTGCACTGGAGCCGTTTTTAGACAGCTCAATTTCAATCTAAGTGTTTCCTTTGCCCACCTCAAGTCCGAGGTCACCCTTAAGCCCATAATTTTAACGAAGATGAACTCTCGCCTGTTATTGTTTTCACTAGAGCTGTAGGGTCCATGATTATTCGCTCtataatgttcttttttttttactaatgtTCAAACATATTTGAACAGCTCTGCAGAACTGAGATTCTGCAGATTGAACTGAGTTCAAGCCTCGCTCTGGcaattttcaatattaattgaacataagcgaattagcaccactgaaaggagtctgatgatcgggttggtccccgtgaaaagctataactccagcctatgaacttggtggtaacacacacaagttgttgttgtttattcaaAATCTTCAATACGATAGTATTTTATTCAGCGTCTTCTTGTTCTTAgttattgaagttatacttcttatgggagggtgggtatgaaaatttactttttgacaagaatgtcaaagggattatgacgccatcaccctgggtagcagggctgtcgtttcacctttagagtaggcagtactttagtatttaaaaatgcagtacgccgcagtacggcaaacataaaacacacaacacgttgcaagttacatgtttcatgttgcaagttgcatgtggcaagttgcatgtggcaagttgtatgtggcaagttgtatgtggcaagttgcatgtggcaagttgcatgtggaaagttgcgtgtggtaatttccatgtggcaagttgccagggttgcaaaaagctcacatttcagctcagctcacagctgagctcaaatttgagctaggtaccatagcttagctcatttgagctgagctgaaagtgagcgccccaacttccaacgcctatatctcggaattttgaagaaaatgaaaaaaattttttgatgccaaaaggtagtggggactctaacctacctACTCTCATTCCTGtaagtccacgcgttctcaaaccgggagaacttaaaagtaaaaaaaaaaaattggcactattctgaaaaaaaaggcatgatgtggcggtttaacatgcaaggcgattttttaaaaatctgataatgagcaaagcgtaggcccatgacacaagctatcatttggcatcactcccaaaaattgctctcaagcggcttagcttccaggagcgttcaaagattcgaggatttttcgaaaaaaaaaaatttatcccaACTTTCAAAAGCGATTTTCtcggtattttgaaaaaagtcgaaaaaccggattgtaccggaattttttttgtatgataaaaaaagaaatattttactaaaaaaatagaaatatatttactattaaaaaaaccaagagaaaagatcacgaaaaattatctgttttatttataaaaatatccacgtgttaaaataaattcattaataactagaaccaaacatcttaagctatggtgttttataaaagtttaaaatatcttcatatttcattatactttccaaataaaaatcaatgtatcctctcacccatcacagctcagctcagctcactttaccttagctcacccaacagctcagctcagctcaccgacagctcagctcacccaacagctcagctcaaccatcagctcagctcactttcagctcagctcaaatgagctgagctatggtacatagctcaaaagtgagctagctcaaaatttgagctgagctgtgagctgagctcagctaacttttgagctttgtagcaaccctgcaagttccatattgctactactagtgctgaagcacacacaattctcataaaattcacagaataaattgaaaactacatggacgcaaggaggatgaaagaattaatttatttttcacttgataaaaaaatgtaaaaaaacgaattgtggattgattaatttaataatagaaattaaaaatatcaaatgaaattcatttacataaatACTTTTTTCGCAAAAAGCTCCTTTAATCCAATCGTACGAGGAAGTTCCCCTTACTTATCTCTTGATATTGGGTCATattcataaaaactagtaaatgcttttacttgaaaaattgtaaagtatgaacttttttaatccacattttgtgcatatcaaacctagtttgataattaattattttattaatttcatattgctagtatttactattATATAATATCCAAATGGGACATTGTCTGCCAATATTCAGTTCTTCAAATATTTATCATTGCTTGACAACCTCAAGTTATTTCTATTGCTACAAAAGTTTTCACCaagtatgtaggtacctaattgCAGTTAGCTCTTAGTCATAAtcagggataggatcttgtggacctaaaaacttaaaaaaggcaaaataaaactcccaaaaaggcataaaaaggcatttatagAGAGAAAGAatgaagaataaaaattaaatgtagtaattttgaacaatcatgagtttttttaatttttcagttaaCAAGCGCCCGCGATTGTCCCTTAACAGTGCTTTAAGGGAGCTTAAAGATCTCTCTACATCTGTAGGACGACTGGAGCCCAATTAAAGCACTCGACATCACCCACTTCAACATTTGCCAGGAGCTCTTGATTAGTGTTCCCATTTATtacgcaatttatttgttcaactctctcgagtcccttatttgccaaaaaaaactgATCTGTACTTCTCAACaacatcttttgcgactgcccctttcgcagcttccaaatctctcttgattatgtccaaaatctggagaacttcttcaatcgagtattgtaaattgagtaagttagcttttgaaccctgatacgtgtcggttgtcgaccgcgcaatagaacgtagaagacaataaatggtagcaatagcagacaaacaaTAATTGCATAGGTTGATCTTTTCACTCGACTTATGTTTGTGTGGGGTAATTAGTGAAGTTCTAATATacggccctattctgctattcgattcacgtgaatcgaaagattcCCTTCCTTTATAACAAGaaattggctttgaaaaactACTAATTTTAGACAGCAAAGTGTTGTTTCTGCCAGTTTAAGAaactctaaagaaaaaaaaaatttctaagtttaatttttaccgccttttaaacgcttcttatttTTGAGTTTCACgcgaatcgaatagcagaatagggccgaTAGATATATTGTGTAAGTAATATACTGAGTAAATAAGCTtcttgtttgtatatttgagtgttttgtgtgcAGGCATCACCTTaaagacgctaaaaagataaaaataacttaggaaaaggcaaaaaaggcaataacaagagaaaaggcaaaaaaaggcaataacgaaagaaaaggcaaaataaaatacatatatttggctcgagggggacgtgaaacgtgtttgtttttcatctataatgtcgtacgattgagcaaaaaaaaaaaaggcaaattccacaacatcctatccctaGTCTACTACTTCTTAAATATGACAAGACACACTCATTTTGCTTAAACATTGTGTAACGCAGTCTTTAAGCCACGCCTGCAATAGAGACATTAATTCTAGTCGCGCACTTGCAACTTTTCCGAAACCAAATAGttaaatcgtttgtgacaaaaCACTAATCATTAAGTCAAACAGATGAGAAActaaaagttgcaagtgtgcgACTAGCCTAAGAGTTGAACTCTAACTATCTATAAAAATGGCAACATTCCGAATCATTTTTTAATCACAAATCCTAGGTTTTTGAGTATTGATTAGGGGCGAAATCGGCTAATCGTCGGCCTCATAAAGAAACCTCTTAACTCCACCTTTTTTCGAGAATGACTTTTGagtgccatttttaagaaaatgtgttAGCGGAGAAACCAAGCAAATTTtaagtcattccgaaaactgtaaatagatttaaattcaaatttgttgttgttgtctctCTACTTTTTTGTCTTTCCTATAAAATTTTGAGCTTGGGATTttcgaggtttccttatgaggccgACGTAATGCAATTGTCGATAATTaataatcaaaatcgaaaaaattattgttttttgagtATAAACTATTGCGTTAGCCGATTTCGTCCCAGATTTCCTTAATAGCCAGCAGTGGAAGACAAAAACTTACGGCATTCTACCAAAATCTGCCTCTAACGACGAATCCGAATCAAAATGTGAGCTGTTGCCGCCAGCAGTCGTAGTAGATGTCATGCATCTTCAATTTTCTTTTGCCTAGCCCTTCCCATTTAATTGCTTGCATGCAGGCGACGGCCTTTGCTAATTGTTCGGCTGCACCATGCACGTTCTATCAGAAGCTTTtagtttttccaaaacatcCTCCTGATACAGTCAGGGCAGTTGCCACGACGGCAGAAGCCTCCAACCTGGAAGCCCAAGCCTTTTATTAACTCTAAGGACGGAAGGCCAGCCAAGCCGCTCCTTAATGGCCTTTGTTCTGTAGATGTTGAACCATcccatttaatttattaacttcGTAGTTCATCTTAATTGAAATTGTCGTAGTTCATCTTAATTGAAGTTGTAGATGCCACCAAGAAAAAGTGTCTCAGTAGAAGCACTTTTCCGATCACTTCTCTCTCTTTTGTTGTCACCAACAACTTGCCACTAAGGTTTTACcccatcttaagttgaagtacTAGATACTCAATGTTCCCCGTGAAAAGGTGACAGAAATACATAATATCTACCATTTAAACGCTGAAAATGTTATAAAAGACAGCAAatccaaaattgaattttgaatatgcGTCAGTTATGTTTGTCTAAACAAAGATATATCACCCTTCGCAAGGGTGATATAACTCGTTTACCGGTTTCTGCGTTAATTTCGTCAGTTACAGAGTTTTAgttagttttttagttttagttttattggattcaaaattttaaatctattcacaatttaatttttaaatttatcttaaGTCTTAAATTGTTTTGGCCGATGGCCGTCTACCAGACTGtcatttacattttaatttttacagaaatatcttactgaagaaaaaaaaaactaatataatgctctcaaaaatataattttacagttatttaaacaattttttatacgTTAAAAACTTTCATTGATTATACATTTGTTCTGCATCGCAAAGCATTCAGACAATATTGGTATAAAAGATTCCAACCGCATTCTCCATTTATCAGTTTTATCGTTTCTTCTAAACTGAGTACATCAACTCCAAAGTATCTCTTGCGGAATTCTTTAAGAATTGGACAAACTCCCAGAAAATGAACACGTCTTCATGTTCTCTTTGATTGCATAAATCGCACAATATAGGCAGATCGGGGTGGTAAGGGATGAAATTTAAGTTGAGGAGTTCACCTTTACAGAGTTTATAACTATTCGCCAACCGTTAACTTATTTTCTAATTCCCTTTGTTATGTCTTCCAACTGCTGGGGAGTACAATGGATTCATTTAGTGAGGTTTCAAAACCCATCCATATCTAATTTTCAACCAAACAACTACGAGTTGAATTTCTGATCATCTATAGCTAGAGCAGTCTATAgctatattttatttgaacaagACGCCCACTTTCTGAGACGCTGCCCTGCTGTGCCGCAATTTATTACTTGGAAGGGTCAACAAGGGTGGACTCTGTTGCACGACTATAGTACTGAAACAAACCTACAGAATACACCTTTTTCATTGACgccaaaaaaaacaatttaaaagataattttcACGTAAGAAGTGCTAGGTATTCCTCTAGGAATCAGCATTGATTATCAAAATCAAGTCGAAGGAGGAAAACCTTGACAGATTTCAACATATTTCTAATGTTAgcatttaacatattaaataaatataaatatcaaaaaaaatatgaaactgcatacaaaaatgtatagaaCGAGATTTCCCGATGCATCCTCTGTGGGTGATTAATACACCCTTTCCACGTgcataaatttgatttttttaaatgtttactaTTTGCGACTAAAGAGTGAGAGGTTTTGTGCGTTCCATTGGCTTAAATTTCAAGCTTCCAGGTTTCCATGCTATCGTTCGCCTTAATTTATCACCCGACTTATACAATTAAGGTCATGATATGGTTTTGCACGTTtggtttttgtgtttaaaaatattaaaacaaatttgtttaatatttgatttaaatttcattttgatttaAGGCTCCAATTGAAGGTTACTTGTTGGATATTGTTGACAATAAGTGGCGTGAAGAAACTTTACCATTCGATCAGATTTTAGTTCCAACTGATAAATTACCCGATCCAGAAGCTGATGGTACTGATTCACATTTAACATTGAGTGAACAAGTAAGTTATCAAAATAACCTTTAAAAAACTTTCATATAagcaaatatttcttaaaaaggaACAAAGATGGACTGATCTTGCACTAAGCACATTGGCTCCAGAATCTGGATTTAGTgatcaaataaatttaactgGTGtctaaacaactttttttttgcctttctaaatattttcttctataataaataaaacaaaacaaaaaaaaaaaaaaacaaaatgaatcaaCATCTACATTCGCCGCACAAACTTACCGAATTCGCTCGTGATTTCGAAGAAGAACCCGAAACACTTTTATCGAAATTtgttagtaaaattcaaaatgcCTACAATGCAAGTTATAATACCGTTAATGATGCTCCAACTGGCGGTAGCCCAAGTGGACCATCAACACCAACTACTGCTTCCAAATCAACATCACACAGTACATTTTATGCTGATGTTGAAAGTATCTCAAGAAATAGCTCATCGTCTAGTTTAAGTTCAGCTAATAAAGCTGGAAATTCACAATCAAATCAAGATGGTTCTAGCTCAACTACAACAACTGAAGAAACAACAAGTGAATCTGTTGAAAAGGTAAgaagactgaaaattaaaaaacaaaaaatgatgggATTTTTATGCTTTAGGCTGATGAAACTCATCCAGAAGCAACCGAAGGCAGAACAATGCTCAATGTTCTCAAAAGAATTAGTAATATTGTCGCCGCTAAAAATAGCGTAAGTCTTTTAATGCTTTCAAATGAATGATCTCCCTCATAAATGAGTTCTCGTATTTTTTCAGAATCTCCGCAACTACAAAGACACCGAATTGCAACGCTTCTGGATGCCAGATGCAATAGCTAAAGAATGCTATGATTGCTCACAAAAATTCTCGGCATTCCGACGAAAGCATCATTGTCGACTTTGTGGACAGATCTTTTGCTCCAAGTGTTGTAATCAAGTTGTCCCTGGAACCATCATTATGTGCTCTGGTGAGTTTTCTTAAATCCTCTATTGGTGATTTCTCTAatctcgaaattttttttcaggtgACTTAAAGGTCTGCAACTATTGCTCCAAAATAGTCTTGAGTTACTTGAAATCTCCAAACATAACCGATGATCTTAAACTAGACCTTCAAGCCCTTCAGGAAGATCTCTCAAGTAAACTCTCACAAAATAATGAATCCGATGAGAATCTTAAACCGCGTTCAACTCTGCCTCGAAAAGTCTCTGTTGGTTACCAAGAGGAACGTTTTGCCACAAATCAAATAAACAGTCTATCAAATGCCGATCGAAGAAATATCCTTCAACAATCGAATTCGCTCATAATCCTGCATGAAGAAATGATTCGTCAATTGCCAGCTCAAAATTGTGGCTTGGATCTTATTGACTTTCTCAATACCAACCAGAAATCTTCAAATAAAATCCAAGCTGTTGCTATTCTTAGTGCAATGCATGCTGCGGGATTTCTTTTACCCATCGTTCCAGACTCTGATCAAATAGAATTTGATGAGAATTTGCATTACAAGTTCGCGCCAAAGCGTCCTGATGTAATGACAACGGGAATCCTAGAAATCGATGTTGATCCCGAGAGCAATGTTCCAAATCAAAATGAATACAGTCCTAATAAGTATGATAATGAATTGCAACCACCAAAATCACTTGACATGAGTCTAAGTTTCCAATCGGTCAAAGATGTGGAACTTGAGAACTCAATACGTTCCACTACAACAACATCCAAGTTATTAGAATCATATTGTGATCATGAGGATCAATTACTCACACAAATGTTACGTAGCGCTAATCTCGATCAGAAATGGTCTAAAGTTCTAACTCCACTGTGCTGTCGAGCAGCCAATCATTTCAAACCAGAATATTGCACAAATGAATTGATGGATATTAGAAATTATGTTAATTTCAAGAAAGTTCCCGGTGGAAAGAGACAAGAATGTACAATAGTCGGTGGAGTTGTGTTCTCTAAAAATGTTGCTCACAAAGATATGGCAACAAGAGTTGATAGACCGAAAATTCTTCTACTCCAATGTCCCATTGTTTATGAGCGAGTTGAAGGGAAATTTGTTAGCATATCTACAGTTTTACTacaagaaaaggaatatctacGTAATGTGACAGCAAGGATAATGAATTTCAAACCAAATGTTGTACTAGTTCATAAGAATGTAGCCGGCATTGCTCAAGATATGCTTCGCTCGCATGGAATCACGCTCGTATTGGATGTGAAGATATCAGTAATGGAACGATTGTCAAAAGCTTTGCAATGTGATATTGTTTCTTCGATTGAATCGAATATTGGAAAGCCTAAGCTGGGAATGTGTGAtgctttttatattaaaaactttgATGATGGTTTTGGTAAGTTAATTAATCTATGATAAGAAAAATAAGGgatgagttaattttttttctgttctaggcacaacaaaaacattaatgtATTTTGAGAAACTCTCAAGTCCTCGTGGCTATACATGCTTGTTGAGAGGAGGAAATAATACAGAACTAGCTAAAGTTAAACAAGTGGCTTCTTTTCTTGTTTATGCGAGGTGAGTTTAACTTGAGGACAATAATAGAAAATTCGATCATTCTTAAAATCTTATAAATGCAAATTGCACGACACTAATTTATAGTGTCCGATAAACTGAAaagtcgggacaaaattttgtttatggtaAATCAAAGAATTTGGAAAGCGGTcagagatttttttctttatgattttttttttttttaatttctgggaaaaaaatgtacatattgTTAGTTATGTTAAAAATCACTCTGTAATCGATTTTTAGAGAGCGAATTtgtgggttttttttaaatccaaagaTAGTTTAAAACGCTTTTCGACGGGATCGGACTTTTAaccaaacataaaattcgtCAATTGTCTATGGACGCATCTAAAAACCTATTCATAATCTCTATGACTAATCGTAGGGCGAATTTTTTGGTCAGGGAAAATCTTAAAATTGGTAAAGGAAAGTCAgggaatttaattttgaaaaatagtggTCACCTTGTTTTAACACAAAGTTTgaaaaatgcaatgcaaaagACTATTATTTGgctcttcaaacaaaaaaaaatgtttgttttgaatTACCTTTTACTAAGTTAATTgcttttttaaaacatatttttttttaacttcttaaaAGATACAATTGGCGCCTTGAGATGTCATTTTTACTTGATGAATTTGCTCGACCTCTCAGCCCAAAGCCACTTATCTTCGATTCCAAAGAACAAAGTCCATCCGATGATGTTGTCGAATCCGGCGGCGGCGGCGGGGTTTTACTTcgaaatgataacaacaatgatGCTGACGTCATTGACAAACCCAtacaaccaacaacaaaaaaacttatcGAACGAAAATCCGAAGATAAACTTGTCACAATCGAAAATGTTAATGATTTCACTGATCCTCTTCGCTCAACGGATCTTCAAAATAACAAACTCTCTCCAGATTCATCAATTGTCGAGTTGGCCGTTGAAACGCCCTACGATAATCGTTTCCGAACTGCATTGAATTCAACGATACTATCTGTATCGCCATTTTTAACATTTCCATTGCCCTATTTGGAAACGGAGCAGGGGAGAAAATGCCCGCTTCGTGCACATTTCCctaaagaattatttttctcTAAACAATGGTCAACAACGTCGAATGAAAAACCAtcacaaattgaaaatgaaacacaaaaatCCATCGAGGGTTCAACACAACTCAATCCACTGCATCCATTTTTGACGACGAAAATAACAACTCCCATTGATAATCGAGAATTGCAAACTTTATTGGCTGAATTTCGATCTTTCGGTGGAAAGTAtcccaaaaaaaagaaaagtaagtTTGTTGTCTTTAGGATTTGATGAACATAAATGagaaatgtttgtatttttttagtgACCAAGCTAAAGCGTCGTGAATCTTTTCAAAAACCCCAAAAAGTTAGCGAAGAACAACTTTACAAAGATGCCCTCGATTTGGAGAATCATCAACGTCTTCCAGTGCTATTCTGCAGTTTCTATTTCAATCCCAAAGCGTCGTCTTTTTGTGCTCAGCCAACATTGTTGGACATGAAGTTCTATGGGCAACAGGACATCATGTTGGGACAATTCCTACAACGGTATTGTTTCAGAGTTTCTTACATCTGTCCGCTTTGTGATTTACCCATGATGGATCATGTCAGAAGGTGAATAGTTAATCTCTcgtttttagtgattttttcattctgattttctGCAGGTATGTCCATTCAATGGGCTGCGTTCAGGTCTTCCTCAACGAGGACACAATCAAAAATGATCCAAAT
Proteins encoded in this region:
- the LOC129921064 gene encoding putative 1-phosphatidylinositol 3-phosphate 5-kinase yields the protein MNQHLHSPHKLTEFARDFEEEPETLLSKFVSKIQNAYNASYNTVNDAPTGGSPSGPSTPTTASKSTSHSTFYADVESISRNSSSSSLSSANKAGNSQSNQDGSSSTTTTEETTSESVEKADETHPEATEGRTMLNVLKRISNIVAAKNSNLRNYKDTELQRFWMPDAIAKECYDCSQKFSAFRRKHHCRLCGQIFCSKCCNQVVPGTIIMCSGDLKVCNYCSKIVLSYLKSPNITDDLKLDLQALQEDLSSKLSQNNESDENLKPRSTLPRKVSVGYQEERFATNQINSLSNADRRNILQQSNSLIILHEEMIRQLPAQNCGLDLIDFLNTNQKSSNKIQAVAILSAMHAAGFLLPIVPDSDQIEFDENLHYKFAPKRPDVMTTGILEIDVDPESNVPNQNEYSPNKYDNELQPPKSLDMSLSFQSVKDVELENSIRSTTTTSKLLESYCDHEDQLLTQMLRSANLDQKWSKVLTPLCCRAANHFKPEYCTNELMDIRNYVNFKKVPGGKRQECTIVGGVVFSKNVAHKDMATRVDRPKILLLQCPIVYERVEGKFVSISTVLLQEKEYLRNVTARIMNFKPNVVLVHKNVAGIAQDMLRSHGITLVLDVKISVMERLSKALQCDIVSSIESNIGKPKLGMCDAFYIKNFDDGFGTTKTLMYFEKLSSPRGYTCLLRGGNNTELAKVKQVASFLVYARYNWRLEMSFLLDEFARPLSPKPLIFDSKEQSPSDDVVESGGGGGVLLRNDNNNDADVIDKPIQPTTKKLIERKSEDKLVTIENVNDFTDPLRSTDLQNNKLSPDSSIVELAVETPYDNRFRTALNSTILSVSPFLTFPLPYLETEQGRKCPLRAHFPKELFFSKQWSTTSNEKPSQIENETQKSIEGSTQLNPLHPFLTTKITTPIDNRELQTLLAEFRSFGGKYPKKKKMTKLKRRESFQKPQKVSEEQLYKDALDLENHQRLPVLFCSFYFNPKASSFCAQPTLLDMKFYGQQDIMLGQFLQRYCFRVSYICPLCDLPMMDHVRRYVHSMGCVQVFLNEDTIKNDPNRIYFTSWCSICNEVSPSVPISETTKCLSFAKYLELRFYGHAYKKRALEGDHDSELLQTKCNHSLNRDYIHYFTYNGIGAKFMYSPIEIWEIGLPPLVLHLKKPKPFHSFQVMEDIKGFSLAGHEVYSKIHEKIADFATEDETTNLANLKTSLQIDQFNFKKHVEVVQMLLIEKDANSYDINDGMIMAKRALAESIEVWGPRLHEMGLKAKSLYKHDSNQQIDSGQICTEDLRSDMESPTGDVKPITEGQEEIDVVPPLEKNRNQEHVTDKKSIKKMLSSLLPSTATANLLQSPLSSNEHLTLPLGTIPILVHDQDLSSIIAYSLTSQDYNKMVDMISHGSSSLNTVPTSSPNPKRKNDSQFDFDEKEIPKATEEEKKPSKSHSHIDMAFQDSTTHFTCRMFFAKEFDLLRANTLKVPKMGRNLFKELEHSKKREELKFTQKGSNSEMEIIRKASDPAIQTTPPEDEAGGVSQLQSDIEDTRTFLARSLCRSVQWEARGGKSGSKFSKTLDDRFVLKEMSPKDIAIFENFAPNYFDYINKCHQQNHPTLLAKIVGVYRVTIKKKDSFQEKFMLVMENLFYECDIKNKFDLKGSERNRLVNPTNQNGEIVLLDENLVQMSWSKPLYVLSHSKAVLKDAINRDSSFLAKNQVMDYSLLVGLNNKSSTLVLGIIDYIRTYTFDKRVETLLKTLGSGMGKQPTIIPPECYMKRFTDAMDRYFYTVPDRWEGLSKA
- the LOC129921065 gene encoding anaphase-promoting complex subunit 13, whose protein sequence is MDSQAPIEGYLLDIVDNKWREETLPFDQILVPTDKLPDPEADGTDSHLTLSEQEQRWTDLALSTLAPESGFSDQINLTGV